A window of Actinomycetota bacterium contains these coding sequences:
- a CDS encoding RluA family pseudouridine synthase: MPASVTIPESLGGERVDRVVAMLCDVTRAEAASLVAAGAVALDGRAVATRSSRVAGGQVLDVEVDRSFRHPEAVEADPSVEVPVVAVDDAFVVVDKPPGLVVHPGAGHRTGTMVQGLLARFGELAGVGQPGRPGVVHRLDAGTSGLLVVARTPEAYRSLVDQLAARTVERCYLALVWGTVEARSGVVDAPIGRSAADPTQMAVVSGGRPARTRYEVVQRYTSPVAATLVDCRLETGRTHQVRVHLAAIGHPVVGDERYGGRRSSLPAARPFLHAYRLAFDHPVDGRPCSFESPLPADLEEVRGLLA, translated from the coding sequence ATGCCGGCCTCGGTAACGATCCCCGAATCGCTGGGCGGCGAGCGGGTCGACCGCGTCGTGGCCATGCTGTGCGACGTGACGCGGGCCGAGGCCGCCTCACTGGTGGCGGCCGGTGCGGTCGCCCTCGACGGCCGGGCCGTGGCCACCCGCTCCAGCCGAGTGGCCGGAGGCCAGGTGCTCGACGTGGAGGTGGACCGGTCCTTCCGCCACCCCGAGGCGGTCGAGGCCGACCCGTCGGTCGAGGTGCCGGTGGTGGCCGTCGACGACGCCTTCGTGGTGGTCGACAAGCCGCCCGGCCTGGTCGTGCACCCCGGGGCCGGCCACCGCACGGGCACGATGGTCCAGGGCCTGCTGGCCCGCTTCGGCGAACTGGCGGGCGTGGGCCAGCCCGGCCGCCCGGGAGTGGTGCACCGCCTGGACGCCGGCACCTCTGGCCTGCTGGTCGTGGCCCGTACCCCCGAGGCCTACCGTTCTCTGGTCGACCAGTTGGCGGCCCGCACGGTGGAGCGCTGCTACCTCGCCCTGGTGTGGGGGACGGTCGAGGCCCGCTCGGGCGTGGTCGACGCACCCATCGGCCGCTCGGCCGCTGATCCCACCCAGATGGCCGTCGTGTCCGGCGGCCGCCCGGCCCGCACCCGCTACGAGGTCGTCCAGCGCTACACCAGCCCGGTGGCGGCCACGCTGGTCGACTGCCGGCTGGAGACGGGCCGCACCCACCAGGTCAGGGTCCACCTGGCCGCCATCGGCCACCCCGTGGTGGGCGACGAACGCTACGGCGGCCGGCGCTCGTCGTTGCCCGCGGCCCGGCCCTTCCTGCACGCCTACCGGCTGGCCTTCGACCACCCCGTCGACGGCCGGCCGTGCTCGTTCGAGTCACCCCTCCCTGCTGACCTGGAGGAAGTCCGTGGACTACTGGCATAG
- a CDS encoding signal peptidase II has product MAAAVLVVDQLTKQWALSALADGPIELFGAVRLLLTFNSAGAFGLGGAAVPFLAVAALGLVVFMASSGTMTRSPLLATAVGLVLGGAFGNVADRLFRGRGWLQGAVVDFIDVGPWPVFNVADTAITCGCVLLVWAGWRVKD; this is encoded by the coding sequence GTGGCCGCCGCGGTCCTGGTCGTGGACCAGCTGACCAAGCAGTGGGCCCTGTCCGCCCTGGCCGACGGGCCCATCGAGCTGTTCGGCGCCGTCCGGCTGCTGTTGACGTTCAACAGCGCGGGGGCCTTCGGCCTGGGCGGGGCGGCTGTCCCGTTCCTGGCTGTTGCCGCCCTCGGGCTGGTCGTGTTCATGGCGTCCAGTGGGACGATGACCCGCTCACCGCTGCTGGCGACGGCCGTCGGCCTGGTGCTGGGTGGGGCCTTCGGCAACGTCGCCGACCGGCTGTTCCGGGGCCGGGGCTGGCTCCAGGGGGCGGTGGTCGACTTCATCGACGTCGGGCCTTGGCCCGTCTTCAACGTGGCCGACACGGCCATCACCTGTGGCTGCGTCCTGCTGGTCTGGGCCGGCTGGCGGGTAAAGGATTAG